In Pseudomonas flavescens, the sequence GACCTCCAAGGTCGTTCTGATCGCCATCGGCGCGTTCTTTCCGGTTTACGTCAACGGCGTCGCGGCCATCCGCAACATCGATCGCAAGCTGGTCGAGGTGGGCCAGATGTATGGCTTCAGCTCGCGTCGCCTGGTCTCGCGCATTCTTCTGCCGGCTGCGTTGCCCGGGCTGATGACCGGCTTGCGCAGCGGGCTCAGCCTGGCCTGGATGTTTCTGGTCGCCGCCGAACTGATCGCCGCCACCAAGGGGCTCGGTTACCTGCTCACCGATGGCCGGGAAACCTCGCGGCCGGACATCGTCCTGGCCTCGATCATCGTCCTGGCCTTGCTCGGCAAGCTCAGCGACGGCCTGCTGGCCAAGCTGGAGCAGCGTTTGCTGGGTTGGCGTGACGCATTCACGGGCAAGGAGGTTTGAGATGGCTGCGTCATTGCTGGATATCCGTGTGGAGCGCAAGAGCTTCGCTGGCGTGACCGTGCTGCAGAACGTCGCTTTATCCCTGCGCGAGCGGGAGATCGTCAGCCTGCTGGGCCCCAGTGGCTGCGGCAAGAGCACCTTGCTGCGCATCGTCGCAGGCCTGGAGCGTGAGTACACCGGCCGCGTGCTGCTCGGCGAGCAGGGTGGCGCCGTCTCTTTCGTGTTTCAGGAGCCGCGGTTGATGCCCTGGCTCACGGTGGAGCAGAACATCGGCTTTGCCGACGACCGCGACTACGACCGTGGGCGAGTGGCACAACTGATCGCCGAAGTGGGCCTGGAGGGTTTCGCCAGCGCGCTGCCCAAAGCGCTCTCCGGCGGCATGGCGCAGCGCGTCGCCCTGGCTCGCGGGCTCTATTCGCGGCCACGGGTATTGCTGCTCGACGAACCCTTCAGTGCAGTGGATGCCTTCACCCGAATGAAACTGCAGGATCTGCTGCTCGAGCTTGCCGAACACCATGCCATCGCCCTCCTGGTGGTGACCCACGACGTGGATGAGGCGCTGTATCTCAGTGACCGGGTACTGGTGATGGGCAATCGCCCCAGCGGTATTCGGCAAGAACTGATCGTCAACCTGCCACGTCCTCGTGACCGCCGTGATGGAGAGCTGTCGCGGCTGAAAGCCGAGGCGCTGACCGAGCTGCACCTGGCTCATGCGATCTGAATGGTGGCAGACCACGCGACAGCGATGTTCGCCTCAACTGTGAGCAGTGGGGCGGCCTGATGCTCGCCCCGGCAAGCGGAGTGCGGGTTTGGGCCGTGTGGGCGCGACGGCCGCGGCTCACTGCTGCTGCCCACGGCTATTCGAACGTGGGGCGGATCAGGCTGCGTTGTCGTTCTTTTGGCCAGCACGAATGTCGAAGGCGCCGCCGGTGAAAGCACCCTCGACGGTGACCTTGCCCTTGCCTGGCAGCAGTGGGAACACCAGTTCGGCGAAGCGGTAGGCCTCTTCCAGATGCGGGTAGCCGGAGAGCACGAAGCTGTCGACGCCGAGGTCGGCATATTCCTGAAGACGCGCCGCTACCGTTTGCGGGTCGCCGACCAGCGCAGTGCCGGCACCGCCGCGTACCAGTCCAACGCCAGCCCACAGGTTGGGCGCCACCTCCAGCTTGTCGCGCTGGCCGCCGTGCAGGGCCGCCATGCGCCGCTGACCTTCGGAATCCATCTTGGCGTAGTTGGTCTGCGCGGCGGCGATGGTTTCATCGTCCAGATGGCTGATCAGCTCGTCGGCGGCCGCCCAGGCAGCGGCGTCGGTCTCGC encodes:
- a CDS encoding ABC transporter ATP-binding protein; its protein translation is MAASLLDIRVERKSFAGVTVLQNVALSLREREIVSLLGPSGCGKSTLLRIVAGLEREYTGRVLLGEQGGAVSFVFQEPRLMPWLTVEQNIGFADDRDYDRGRVAQLIAEVGLEGFASALPKALSGGMAQRVALARGLYSRPRVLLLDEPFSAVDAFTRMKLQDLLLELAEHHAIALLVVTHDVDEALYLSDRVLVMGNRPSGIRQELIVNLPRPRDRRDGELSRLKAEALTELHLAHAI